TACCTCAGAAGTTGAGGATGGCTTGGGGACTGGTGGAAAGATTTCAGAGAACTTCCTTGTTGGTAAGATGTTTCTGATTTTTCAGAGCCAGGGCTTTCCTGGCGTATTGAGGATATAACAGGTTGGGCATTGATACTTTGGCCAGCTAATACTACCCCTGTGTGACTATAGCCTGTAGGTGTCTGTGATCCTTTTGGGGTAGAGGGGTGAGATGAAGGTTCTTGTTTAATCTGAGATTTTGTTATAGACTGCTGAAATTCAATGTCAACTGCACTGGCTGGAGGGATTTGGCTAATTTTTGCAATGATCCGCTGTGGTCCCTCTGTCTTTTGTCCAGAATAACTTAATACTACCACACCCTCAGATGTGTTGACCCTCAAACCAGTACTAGACCCCGTGTTACAATGTGTGCCTTCAACAACTGGGCGCCCAACACTTCCACCATCCTCAGAAGTATTATGTCCATGATATCTATTATTTTCATTCAAGCCAGTACGATATTTCTGCTTTGGCAAAGACATTCCAGAGTTACGATTACTTAAAGAGATGCGAGGAGTGTCCTCAAAATCAAAGGGCATAGGGATCCGACTAATGACTGAAGTGGCAGTGGAAGTTATAGCTAGTTTCTCCTTTAAGATCTGTGGAGTCTCACATTGTTGTAGAGGAGGGGGCTGCGGTGGTGTTGTACGGGGTACAAGCTGAGCTATAGGGCTAGGTCTATCTTCAGGTAGAGAGGTTTTTAAAGGCAGCACAGCCTCAACTGAATTTTCATTATCAGACATCCGTGGATCTGCTAATGTGGTAGTAAACTGCATACTTGTCACTGAATTGCTATTTGAAGCAGAAACATACTTTGGTTCCATTAAAATTTTTCGCAGTGTACTAGAACTTGCATTAATATCAGAGGCTTTTGTGTCAGGAGGCATGGGAGGATTTGCTGGGGGTCCCCCAGCTCCTGGGATAGACAAAGCCACATTACCTTGTGGTTTAGGTAGCATTACTTTCTCCTCTGTCCTGGTATTCCATTCAGGAGGAATGTTAGAGGATGCAGGTGAATTTAGGCGTGTTGTAGGTGAAGTAAGGGCAGATGCTCCTCGCTCAGGAGATGACTGTTGTGTCCTCAAATAAGAAGGACTGTTATTTCCAGAATGGAAGGCAGATTCTTGAGGTTCAGGCTGATCAACTGCAGGCTGTTCTGCCTCTTTTGGTGTATTCAAAATCACTGTAGATGCAGCTTCATGTTTGCATGCAGCAGCAACTGTGACTACAGCTGCTGCAGCTGCCGATGTTGCTGCCTTAGGGTTAACTGTTTGAATCTCTTCTGGAATCGATTCTGGAAGTTTGACTGTAGTGGATTCAGGTTCCAGCACTACATCCTCAGCAATATCTAATTTTCTGTTCAAAGAAACCTTCCTCCCTCtggatttttttgcagtttttggacGTGCTCTTCCTCCTCTTTTTGCTACCTCTGTCAATGGTGATTCTTTGAGTGAAGTATCTGTTTTACATTTAGAAGATTTTGAAACTGGAACCATAACATTATCTTGTTCAGACTGTGCAATAGTCTTTACAGTCAAGTCTGACTCAGTTTCCACAACCTCATTTGGTACAGGCAAATCAAGAGTCTCTGGTTGAGGAAGGAGGGTTGTGTATGTTGTTGAAGCAGAGAATCCATCTGTATCACCTGATATATCCTCAGCAGTAATTGAATTAATTGCTTCAGCCAATTCAGTTTCACTTGCTGGATTGGCAGGCTTTCCTACCTCTGTATCCTCTGCAGGTTGTACTACAACAGGTGCTGTTAGGGTAGGTGGTTCTGTACGAGGTTCTTTGTAAGGTACTGGATGCTGGTCATCTGTAAATCTTGAAATATTTTCCACTGCTCTTTCCAGTTCCATTTGGCGAGCAAGCAGGGCAGCCACAGGATCAGTAGGAGGCTCCATTTCTGAAAGAGTCTCATCCTTTTCATCAAGGCTGTTAACATTTTCCTTTTTGTGATAATCTTGAATGTCTGACTGTTCTATTACTGATTGTGGAACATTAGCTTTTAAAGACCCTTCAAAACAAACAGTTATGTCATCACCTGAATGAACAGCTTCCTTAACTGCATCCATAGTGAGCTTCACCACATTGACAGCCTTATTATCAGACATTGTTTTTGTGTTCCGTGTTGACCTTGATGTCTTGACCTCCTtgtctaatattttttctacagGAGTGATTTCTACACGGTCATCTGTTGAAATTTCCTCAGCAACAAGTTCTTTTTCTCTTGTAGATATGCTGTTCTGTTTGGTATCTTTTGACAAATGTCCAACTTGCATCAAAGTTTCTTTGGATTCAGCTTTGCGATCTAGGGCAGGTGGCACATCAACTGCTTCTCTGTCTAATTGAACACATGCCGAAGTACCTGACACTTTGTCCAATTTCAATGTCTTTTTGCTTTGTCCTGATCTTATCGGTGAAGACTGGCCCTTTTGAGAACGTGGAGAGCGCCATGCCTCTGTACTTTTAGTTATTTCTCCACTACTTGTTGACTCTTTATTTTCAGTGTCTTCAGCCTCAGAATTTTTGATCTGATCTCCTTTTACCGGAGACATATCATCCACTCGTCTGCGAGTCTTGGGTGGACGACCCCTAGAGCGCTTAAGAGTGGAACGGGGAGGTTCTGTTACCTCTTTTCCTTGTTGTTGAGGAGATTCTTCCTCTGGGGGTGTTGCATAGACAGATCGCACATTCCGTCGTTGGCGTGTTCTGCCTTGGTTTGTGTTTAATTCAAGGCCCTGCTCTGAATCTAAAACTTGAACAGGAGATTTTGCAGAATTTCTGGAATCAGCAGTAAGTTTTGTAGAGTCTCCTCTGGGGGATCGTTTTAGCTTTTCTTTATCAATGCGTTCACTCTTTCGTGTAGCTGGTTTTTCATTAACGACTTGGGTGATTGGTGTTTGCGCTGATGAGACATTCTTTACCTTTTTACTCTTTGGTTGTTTACGCGGTGGTAGTACTTGTTCAACTTGCTCAATTTCTGTGTCTGGCACCTCCAGAGGAGATACAACAAGAGAAGAATTAGCAGGCTCTGTTGTTGTTTCTGAGAGCTCTGTAGTCTCTTGATCTTTACTGGGATTTGGATACAATGGAGAAGATGCCTGCAGAGCATCACATTCTGGCTCAACATTACCTAAAGATGCACCAGGAGTGGGAGGTTTGATCTCAATCTCGTGTTCAACAGCGGCGTGTACAGTTTTTCTGGAATCTCTGAGTTTTTCTTCAGGTTCTTCAACAATTACATCTTCCTTTATCATGGGCTCAGGTGATGGAGTGCTCAACGGAATAGTGTTGTTCTCATCCTTTAGGCTAATTAACGATGGATAATCTATTGGAGCATTTTCTGACCTAACATTCACAACTGCTGGATTATGTATGTTTGGTAAAGTAGTATGCAAAACAGGCTTCTCATGGTGCACAGACATCTCTGAAATTTTAGACTGAGACACTGGGGATATTGTAGGTGTTAAGCTATGACTTGCTAATGACTCTTGGGAAATGTCTGATAAATTGGGAGATGGCCTAAACTCTTCATCCAATGTCTTCTCCATTTGATCAGTTAAACTAAGTTTTTCTGAAATAGGAAGCTGTTGGTTCTTGTCTCTTTGCTGAAGTTCCAAAAAGCGGCTATGAAAAAGTACTCTTGGTTCTTGAGTCAAGTCTGATCCTCCTGTTCCAGGTTGTTCACCTTGAGAATTACTTGTAACACTATCTCTGCCAATTCTAACGTCAGGGTCAGTATTTTTCCGTTCAAGGTGTTGAAGCCGACGTGAATCCTGTTCAAAGATTGAGCTATGAAGAAATCGTGAAGCTAGGAGATCTTGTCTTTCTTGTTCATCAGGCTTAGCATCTTGCTTTTTTTCATCAAGTTTTCCATCAGAGTCAGAgcgacttttctttttcttcaagtACCATGAAGGAATAGGTCTTGGAGTAGGTTCAGACTTTTCCTTGTCGATGTTATTCTGTAAACTTTTGAATTTTGAGTCATGATTAAGGAAAAACCAATTTTCTTCTCTAGATGAAGACAGTGACTTAGCACGCTCAAGCAAAGCTTTTGTGTCTGGTGTTATCGTCTTATCCAATGCAAATTCATAGAACTTATTCTTTTCAAGAGACTCAGAATACTTTACATCTGAAAGCCGCTCTTCATGCTCTCTTTTGAAAGAAATTGGCTTTAATGAATAGTGTCTGCTTTCATCTTCATCAGAGTCTGACTGAACCTCTCCAGGTTCTAATTCGCGTTCAGGACGTTTTCTGATACTTTCCCGTTTAACAATGCTTGTGGGAAAGCTCATTTCTCTCAATGTGCCCTGCCTAATATTGCTCTCCCAACTGAACTCCTCTTTAGTAactgatggtttcacttttagtATCTCTGCATGTGGTGAAAGCCCTTGATGCACTGCATTGCTagtattgtattttgaaacatcTAAATGCGAGCTATTTTTATCCATTGTCACTGGTAAATCTGGGTCTTTGTCCAACAATTGTGATGCATTTCTCTCCTCCTCAGCAAGGGGTGTCCCTGGATGTGAAGCAAGTCCTCTTTCAGGTTCATCATTTCTCAGTCGAAACATTTCATAATTTTGCTCTCTTTTGCCAAAATCAAATTCGAATCCTCCCAATTTTTTTTGCTTGCTGGTCGGAGAACTTCCCGTTACATCTTGTAATGGTTTTACAACCTCATGCACAATACTTCGATGCTCAAATTCCTCCGCATCAGTGCTTGGTGTGCTTTCAGTTTTATCTGATTTATCACACTCCAGCATTTGCTGCTGTAAGCGGCGATTTTGCTCCATTTGTTTTCTGCAACTCTGCGAATGATCAATGTCTGAGAGCAAACTTTCCTTACTTTCAGAAACTCTTTCTTGCCTTGAGGATAATGTGTGGTAGCTAGTTAAATGCTGCTGCTCTTGCTCTCTTGAAAAATCCATATCTACACTTCCATCGTCGGAGACTGCAAGACTGAAACTTGGTTGTCTGTTAGCTCCAAAAGCACCTATCTTTTGATCAAGGCTATCTAATGGATCTATTGCATCTTCAGCTGGTTCCCCAAGTCGAGCCTGAAGGTCTAAACTGGGGCCTACTGGCATTACATTGTCTAACTCTTCTATTGTAGTACTAACAGTAACCATCCTCTCTGGTTTAATTTTTCGCTCTCTCTTGTGTGCTTCTTTCCGAAGCAACTTTTTATCATAATCAGTGTCTTTCAGCAAAGGTTCATCAATAATTCTCCTTAATTTCCCTTCATCCTCCTCCTGACTTACTCTCCTTAAATTATCAGCCTTAGCCGATGTTTCTTCAAAGCGTCTCTTTCGTGCAGCCTTGCGGTCAGCATCCACAGAAGAGCTGGATTCAAATGCAAGATcagatttgaaatattttttgtttttcactttttCCTCTTTATCCACTACCTCAACTTGGCTTGCCAGGCCTTTCTCCTTGAGATGTTTTCCATGCTTAAAGAAATCTCTAGCCTGAGTGTCTTTGCGAAAAGGCATACTCTTGTGATCACCTGAGGAAGGTGTTGTTGGAGACAGAACAGGATCACTTCCaacctttgttttttgtttttcacagaGGATACTGTCTATTAATTTTCCTTCCTTCTCTTTTACTCTTGTTAGCTGGACAACACAAGGTAGCAGATCAAGTTTTCCTTTACCAGAGTAGTCTTTGTCTTTGATCAATGATTTGCTCACTTTACCTCGCAGAGTTATGTTAGCCTCTGGGCTTGCATCCCTGTCAAGTTCCAGCTCTGCCTCTGGTGATGGAACAGTGGGAGATGCAAGTTTTAACTTCTTCAACTTCTGTCTCTCAGTCCTGtccttttctcctttttcctTACGTCCTGCTCGCCTTTCTTTTTCCCCACCATTTCCACGCTCTGTCTCAAAAAGTGATTTTTCTTTCTCCAATTTATCATTCCTATTGTGCCTCTCCAAACGAATTTTGTCTGGCTTCTCAAAGCGTGGTGGAGAAAGTGAGCTGCAGCTACCACTTCGCTCAGATGAGCGACTGTAAACGTGATGTTCAGAGTCACTGGGAGGACGTTCAGAAAGGGATGGAGAAGCAGTTGGACTAGCAGGACGACGTGAATGGGTTGGGCTTTGTTGGTGTTCAATTGTTCGTCGACCATGGTCTCGCTCACGATCTGTTTCAAACCTCTCTCTTTCCCTTTCACGTTCTCTTTGCAAGTAGCTGTACTTTCTAATGTCCTGCTCATATGGGTCTCTAAAATCCCTGTATTCACGGGAGTCATCATAATATCGTGGGTCATAGTAATCTCCCTGGTAGGGATCCCATTCTGAAAAAAACTCTCGACTTCTGGCAGGATATTTTCGACGTGGATCCTCTGTGTAAGAAGTTGGGGTACGCACATTTTCATAGTATGCACGTTCAGCTGTGAACTCGTGATATGGCGTCCGGCGCTcatctctgaaaaaaaaagacaaattataTGAAATTATTCAAAACAGCAGGGAttctaaacaataaaataaatattaaaatataaaatctcACCTTCGTTCAGATATGATTTCATAGAAATCTCTTATGTCTTGTCCAGATCCCTGCATTGAACGGTAGAAAGCCATCTGACTTTCCTGGTTAGCAAAGTCAACCTACAAACACGTTTAATTAACAGTGTTAGACAAACAAATGTTAAGTCTAGTAACTCTAAAGTGCATTAGTACAATACAAATTATATTACAgacctttattttatttcctcCAATTTTCCAACCCTTTGTTTCCTTGACAGCAGCCTGCGCATACtctatattattatataagaTGAGGGCCATTCCTTTCAGCCGGTCAAAGACAACCTAAAGAAAagtatgttttttaattttttttttattttagagaatACAAATAGCAATCCTTTTGTTCTACTAAAGTTAAATAGAActtgagtttaaaaaaatgtaaatcatgcACAGAAAGAGTACCTTTACTACATGTCCATAACGACAAAAGTGCCTCGTGAGATACTGTTCAGTAATACTGGAGGACAAGCCATCCAACCATACACATGTAGTAGGCATACTCTTGCCAAAACCAAGCTGCAAGAAAAACATCAagtcaaccagtttgtccagtgtaaCCAATTGGTTAATAATAGAGtggaatttttaaataattgtcaacaattcagttttttttctctctcaaaaaGCATAATACTAAATGAAAATGGGCAACGGCAACAAAAAAATTAGACaatcacattttaaacaactGGATTGTAAGCTTAACCTCACCTTTAACCTGTTGTTGCCAAGATATTCACCATCCATTTTCTTAATTGCTTTGCAGACACTTGCTATGTCACAATACTGGAGAAAGGCATATTGTGGGGAACCATTTACCTTTTTAATATCAATATCCTGTTAAAAACAAGAACATGTATATAAATAAGCAGTGCTAATAATATAGTGGGGCTTTGTACTGCAAAACACTCTTTAAAAGTGCCGACTTACAACAATCTCTCCAAAACGCTGAAATATGTTCAGCAGGTCATTATAGGTTGTGGTTTTTTCCAAATTTCCTATGAACAATGTCCTTGTAGCTTTGGGATGAAACTCATCTATGCGTTCATCCAAAGGCCGGAACTCGTTCTCACTTTCTGTTTCTATTGAACAACAAGATACAGAACAATGTTCAAGGGTTTAATGCTACTCCTCAACCTAGAAACTAACAATTCAGTACTAAATGCTAGAACTTACCTGGGCCATGCCAAGCAGTGACATCA
The nucleotide sequence above comes from Danio rerio strain Tuebingen ecotype United States chromosome 23, GRCz12tu, whole genome shotgun sequence. Encoded proteins:
- the spen gene encoding msx2-interacting protein isoform X3, with translation MQIDVTAWHGPETESENEFRPLDERIDEFHPKATRTLFIGNLEKTTTYNDLLNIFQRFGEIVDIDIKKVNGSPQYAFLQYCDIASVCKAIKKMDGEYLGNNRLKLGFGKSMPTTCVWLDGLSSSITEQYLTRHFCRYGHVVKVVFDRLKGMALILYNNIEYAQAAVKETKGWKIGGNKIKVDFANQESQMAFYRSMQGSGQDIRDFYEIISERRDERRTPYHEFTAERAYYENVRTPTSYTEDPRRKYPARSREFFSEWDPYQGDYYDPRYYDDSREYRDFRDPYEQDIRKYSYLQRERERERERFETDRERDHGRRTIEHQQSPTHSRRPASPTASPSLSERPPSDSEHHVYSRSSERSGSCSSLSPPRFEKPDKIRLERHNRNDKLEKEKSLFETERGNGGEKERRAGRKEKGEKDRTERQKLKKLKLASPTVPSPEAELELDRDASPEANITLRGKVSKSLIKDKDYSGKGKLDLLPCVVQLTRVKEKEGKLIDSILCEKQKTKVGSDPVLSPTTPSSGDHKSMPFRKDTQARDFFKHGKHLKEKGLASQVEVVDKEEKVKNKKYFKSDLAFESSSSVDADRKAARKRRFEETSAKADNLRRVSQEEDEGKLRRIIDEPLLKDTDYDKKLLRKEAHKRERKIKPERMVTVSTTIEELDNVMPVGPSLDLQARLGEPAEDAIDPLDSLDQKIGAFGANRQPSFSLAVSDDGSVDMDFSREQEQQHLTSYHTLSSRQERVSESKESLLSDIDHSQSCRKQMEQNRRLQQQMLECDKSDKTESTPSTDAEEFEHRSIVHEVVKPLQDVTGSSPTSKQKKLGGFEFDFGKREQNYEMFRLRNDEPERGLASHPGTPLAEEERNASQLLDKDPDLPVTMDKNSSHLDVSKYNTSNAVHQGLSPHAEILKVKPSVTKEEFSWESNIRQGTLREMSFPTSIVKRESIRKRPERELEPGEVQSDSDEDESRHYSLKPISFKREHEERLSDVKYSESLEKNKFYEFALDKTITPDTKALLERAKSLSSSREENWFFLNHDSKFKSLQNNIDKEKSEPTPRPIPSWYLKKKKSRSDSDGKLDEKKQDAKPDEQERQDLLASRFLHSSIFEQDSRRLQHLERKNTDPDVRIGRDSVTSNSQGEQPGTGGSDLTQEPRVLFHSRFLELQQRDKNQQLPISEKLSLTDQMEKTLDEEFRPSPNLSDISQESLASHSLTPTISPVSQSKISEMSVHHEKPVLHTTLPNIHNPAVVNVRSENAPIDYPSLISLKDENNTIPLSTPSPEPMIKEDVIVEEPEEKLRDSRKTVHAAVEHEIEIKPPTPGASLGNVEPECDALQASSPLYPNPSKDQETTELSETTTEPANSSLVVSPLEVPDTEIEQVEQVLPPRKQPKSKKVKNVSSAQTPITQVVNEKPATRKSERIDKEKLKRSPRGDSTKLTADSRNSAKSPVQVLDSEQGLELNTNQGRTRQRRNVRSVYATPPEEESPQQQGKEVTEPPRSTLKRSRGRPPKTRRRVDDMSPVKGDQIKNSEAEDTENKESTSSGEITKSTEAWRSPRSQKGQSSPIRSGQSKKTLKLDKVSGTSACVQLDREAVDVPPALDRKAESKETLMQVGHLSKDTKQNSISTREKELVAEEISTDDRVEITPVEKILDKEVKTSRSTRNTKTMSDNKAVNVVKLTMDAVKEAVHSGDDITVCFEGSLKANVPQSVIEQSDIQDYHKKENVNSLDEKDETLSEMEPPTDPVAALLARQMELERAVENISRFTDDQHPVPYKEPRTEPPTLTAPVVVQPAEDTEVGKPANPASETELAEAINSITAEDISGDTDGFSASTTYTTLLPQPETLDLPVPNEVVETESDLTVKTIAQSEQDNVMVPVSKSSKCKTDTSLKESPLTEVAKRGGRARPKTAKKSRGRKVSLNRKLDIAEDVVLEPESTTVKLPESIPEEIQTVNPKAATSAAAAAVVTVAAACKHEAASTVILNTPKEAEQPAVDQPEPQESAFHSGNNSPSYLRTQQSSPERGASALTSPTTRLNSPASSNIPPEWNTRTEEKVMLPKPQGNVALSIPGAGGPPANPPMPPDTKASDINASSSTLRKILMEPKYVSASNSNSVTSMQFTTTLADPRMSDNENSVEAVLPLKTSLPEDRPSPIAQLVPRTTPPQPPPLQQCETPQILKEKLAITSTATSVISRIPMPFDFEDTPRISLSNRNSGMSLPKQKYRTGLNENNRYHGHNTSEDGGSVGRPVVEGTHCNTGSSTGLRVNTSEGVVVLSYSGQKTEGPQRIIAKISQIPPASAVDIEFQQSITKSQIKQEPSSHPSTPKGSQTPTGYSHTGVVLAGQSINAQPVISSIRQESPGSEKSETSYQQGSSLKSFHQSPSHPQLLRYGQSITPQHHMKKNGETESFSMKADIKPDIKATQTFNVKPVLSPRHPSFSGNHILSPSAPHERAVPQPKQDSHSPRASNHSMSPFPKVCPPNSPVVLGPAGPMSQYVSNIHHAEQSVIMPPHSVTQSVPMSHLSQGDVRASTPTLSGIGYGLRSENLLSPRSAPPQRSTTPQPAVIRDVILKSHAGSSVGGHVVETSNDDAQNLPQGLRRSSAPQLQQESMVIQSEFKNLHHRALRLDQYARLMQQHLTDHPGVVESRQTRTAEVVQSSSHISSASSKASSIVKNAPQIVRDGQKTVELKMSPSPHSDNRITGHPPGSVMVSPQGVQLNYPGNGNTMNEYYKEMRGFHPQYPGHSVIGINLANRGIPVSQVSQIDHSQRHKVPSLSSSESVGSFSESKLEGSHIRHSGTMDLSHISRVQSEAGSPSYISPVTITPKLELAITLQKGPQGPVSNKMPLPSLASSQMRSDFKLDHTGLRSVDMVQLLTKYPIIWQGHLALKNDTAAVQLHFVSGNNVLAHRSLPPPEGGAFLRIAQRMRLEASQLEGVARRMTAENEYCLLLALPCGLDQEDVHNQTHALKTGFITYLQAKQAAGIINVPNPGSNQPAYVVQIFPPCEFSESHLSHLAPDLLNSISSISPHLMIVIASV